One Aegilops tauschii subsp. strangulata cultivar AL8/78 chromosome 7, Aet v6.0, whole genome shotgun sequence genomic window carries:
- the LOC109779111 gene encoding peroxidase 1-like: MAIRSLLLPLALLVLAASSAAVAQLEIGFYSKTCPDAEKIVLEEMAKIIGAAPSLAAPLLRLHFHDCFVRGCDASVLLESTDDNVAEKDAKPNKSLRGFSSVERVKAKLEAACPGIVSCADVLTLMSRDAVVLANGPFWPVALGRRDGRVSSATEASNELPPTSGDVPLLAKIFASKGLDLKDLVVLSGAHTLGTAHCPSFADRLYNGTGENGAYGLVDPSLDSEYADKLRLKCKSLDDRTMLSEMDPGSFKTFDTSYYRHVAKRRGLFRSDAALLFDATTKDYVQRIATGKFDGEFFRDFSESMIKMGDVGVLTGAEGEIRKKCYAPN, translated from the exons ATGGCGATCAGGTCTTTGCTGCTCCCTCTGGCCCTCCTGGTTCTTGCAGCAAGCTCGGCAGCGGTGGCTCAGCTGGAGATCGGCTTCTACAGCAAGACATGCCCGGACGCCGAGAAGATCGTCCTCGAGGAGATGGCCAAGATCATCGGCGCCGCGCCCAGCCTCGCCGCCCCGCTGCTCCGGCTCCATTTCCACGACTGCTTCGTCAGG GGTTGTGACGCCTCAGTCCTGCTCGAGTCCACCGACGACAACGTGGCGGAGAAGGACGCCAAACCAAACAAGAGCCTACGAGGGTTCAGCTCCGTGGAGCGGGTGAAGGCCAAGCTCGAGGCCGCGTGCCCGGGCATCGTCTCCTGCGCCGACGTGCTCACCCTCATGTCCCGCGACGCCGTCGTGCTCGCCAACGGCCCTTTCTGGCCGGTGGCGTTGGGAAGGAGAGACGGCAGGGTGTCCAGTGCCACAGAGGCCAGCAACGAGCTGCCCCCCACCTCCGGCGACGTCCCTCTGCTAGCCAAGATCTTCGCTTCCAAGGGCCTCGACCTCAAGGACCTCGTCGTCCTCTCCGGCGCCCACACGCTCGGCACGGCACACTGCCCGTCCTTCGCCGACCGGCTCTACAACGGCACCGGCGAGAACGGTGCCTATGGCCTCGTCGACCCGTCTCTGGACAGCGAGTACGCCGACAAGCTGAGGCTCAAGTGCAAGAGCCTTGACGACCGTACTATGCTGTCGGAGATGGACCCTGGGAGCTTCAAGACCTTTGACACCAGCTACTACCGCCACGTCGCCAAGCGAAGGGGCCTCTTCCGCTCCGATGCGGCGCTCCTCTTCGACGCCACCACCAAGGACTACGTCCAGCGCATCGCCACGGGCAAGTTCGACGGTGAGTTCTTCAGGGACTTCAGCGAGTCCATGATCAAAATGGGAGACGTCGGCGTGCTCACCGGGGCCGAGGGAGAGATCAGGAAGAAATGCTACGCCCCCAACTAG